A window of Papilio machaon chromosome 1, ilPapMach1.1, whole genome shotgun sequence contains these coding sequences:
- the LOC106710747 gene encoding WD repeat-containing protein 82 — protein MMKLVDQVVRSFKVAKVFRENTDKINSIDFSPNGETLISCSEDDQIVIYDCEKGTQMITVNSKKYGVDLIHFTHAKNTAIHSSTKVDDTIRYLSLHDNKYIRYFPGHTKKVVTLCLSPVEDTFLSGSLDKTLRLWDLRSPNCQGLMHLSGRPVAAYDPEGLIFAAGVNSESIKLYDLRSFDKGPFVTFKLNQEKECDWTGLKFSRDGKTMLISTNGSIIRLVDAYHGTPLQTFTGHLNNKGIPIEASFSPDSQYIFSGSTDGRVHVWNADTGYKVCVLNGDHPAPIQCVQFNPKFMMLASACTNMAFWLPTIDEV, from the coding sequence ATGATGAAACTGGTCGATCAAGTTGTTAGAAGTTTTAAGGTAGCAAAAGTGTTTCGGGAAAACACAGACAAAATAAACAGTATAGACTTTTCACCCAATGGCGAAACCTTAATATCGTGCAGTGAAGATGATCAAATTGTCATATATGACTGTGAAAAGGGCACCCAAATGATAACTGTTAATAGCAAGAAATATGGTGTCgatttaatacatttcacGCATGCCAAAAATACAGCTATTCACAGTTCTACCAAAGTTGACGACACTATAAGATATTTGTCACTGCATGACAACAAATACATCAGATATTTCCCAGGGCATACGAAAAAAGTTGTTACGCTTTGTCTGTCTCCTGTAGAAGATACATTTCTATCTGGATCTTTAGATAAAACTTTGCGTCTTTGGGATCTTCGATCACCTAATTGTCAAGGCCTAATGCACTTATCAGGACGGCCTGTAGCCGCATATGATCCTGAAGGACTGATATTTGCAGCTGGAGTAAATTCTgaaagtataaaattgtatgattTAAGATCATTTGATAAAGGTCCTTTTGTCACATTTAAACTCAATCAAGAAAAGGAATGTGACTGGACTGGATTAAAATTTTCACGGGATGGCAAAACTATGTTAATAAGTACAAACGGATCAATTATACGTTTAGTTGATGCATACCATGGAACTCCACTCCAAACATTCACTGGACATTTGAACAATAAAGGCATACCAATTGAAGCTTCATTTAGTCCTGATTCTCAATATATCTTTAGTGGATCTACTGATGGTAGAGTGCATGTCTGGAATGCTGATACTGGGTACAAAGTATGTGTACTAAATGGAGATCATCCAGCACCAATACAATGTGTTCAATTTAATCCTAAGTTTATGATGTTAGCATCTGCATGTACAAACATGGCATTTTGGCTACCAACAATTGATgaagtttaa
- the LOC106710722 gene encoding phosphatidylserine synthase: protein MRKVNEKAMKSINNYASNDYVDAFSYINERPVDDISLEFFYKPHTITLLAVSIATVIYTAFVRDESTIQDNIWSGTCCVVFFFLIISVLTFPNGPFTRPHPAVWRIVFGASVLYLLALLFLLFQSHSTVNEIMYWIDPNLRNFHIDMDKEYAVNCSDISVAKVWSHVDVFAWGHFLGWMFKAILFRHTGLLWAISIMWEITEIAFAHLLPNFLECWWDSIILDVLICNGFGIWCGLKICKALEMREYKWVSIRDISSTTGKIKRAILQFTPVQWTPVRWLDPNCTYMRFFALSQLVVFWQISELNTFFLKHIFEMPPSHPLVIARLCLIGVIVAPSVRQYYTYVTDSRCKRVGTQCWVYGAIMVTESMLCIKNGKELFGQAQVCNVIVWLVIQILVSIGCVYGVVVYHRYIEPAEDINLETPKKDKQN, encoded by the exons ATGAGGAAAGTCAACGAAAAGGCAATGAAGAGTATTAATAATTACGCATCAAATGATTATGTGGATGCCTTTAGCTATATTAATGAAAGGCCAGTTGATGACATATCACTAGAATTCTTTTATAAACCCCATACGATAACTCTTTTGGCAGTTTCAATTGCTACTGTCATCTATACTGCTTTTGTAAG GGATGAATCTACAATACAAGACAACATCTGGTCTGGCACTTGTTGTGTGGTTTTCTTCTTCCTCATAATATCGGTTCTAACGTTTCCCAATGGACCTTTTACAAGACCACATCCAGCAGTTTGGAGAATTGTATTTGGAGCTTCAGTACTTTATCTTCTTGCACTATTATTTTTGCTATTTCAAAGTCACTCCACTGTAAACGAAATAATGTATTGGATTGATCCAAATCTAAGAAACTTCCATATTGATATGGATAAG GAATATGCGGTGAATTGCTCTGATATTTCTGTAGCCAAAGTTTGGTCTCATGTTGATGTGTTTGCTTGGGGACACTTTTTaggatggatgtttaaagCAATTTTGTTCAGACATACAGGCCTACTTTGGGCCATTTCAATAATGTGGGAAATTACTGAAATAGCATTTGCACATTTACTGCCTAACTTCTTGGAATGTTGGTGGGATTCCATAATATTAGATGTCTTAATTTGCAATGGTTTTGGTATTTGGTGTGGTTTAAAGATATGCAAAGCTTTAGAAATGAGAGAATATAAATGGGTCAGTATAAG GGATATTTCATCAACTACAGGCAAAATTAAAAGAGCCATACTTCAATTTACACCAGTACAATGGACACCAGTTAGATGGCTGGATCCAAATTGCACTTACATGCGATTCTTTGCTTTAAGCCAGTTGGTTGTATTTTGGCAAATATCTGAACTTAATACATTCTTCTTGaaacatatatttgaaatgcCTCCATCACATCCTTTAGTGATTGCACGACTGTGTCTTATTGGAGTGATTGTAGCCCCTTCAGTCAG gcAATATTACACATATGTGACGGACTCAAGATGTAAGAGAGTGGGTACTCAGTGTTGGGTATATGGAGCTATCATGGTTACAGAGTCCATGCTATGCATTAAAAATGGCAAAGAACTATTTGGTCAAGCTCAAGTTTGCAATGTTATTGTATGGCTAGTTATACAAATCCTAGTGTCAATAGGTTGTGTATATGGAGTAGTGGTGTACCATCGATATATTGAG ccAGCTGAAGACATAAATCTGGAAACTCCTAAAAAAGAcaaacagaattaa
- the LOC106710714 gene encoding golgin subfamily A member 2 codes for MDDRAAKLASARQKLKHHQEKKMVRTEVSSPYQEYGTLKKEATEENIKVKELTTGTDVVNFYSDNSLIKNCETPNNSGMNVTEILITNKTKLEEQVKILEQQLMELQRSCNSAVEQQNAHAQTVSRLQMELQTVQNKYAVVNDENSLQKNTISKLQSNIATLSEQNTNLIEQLEFTKTMLTVKENENSQLTNHISMLQNQIDVLQLQMKQLTNNSNINICQDQEEQTSNVQLYQKIANLEQQMQSLQKERDSISSHYEHYVGELNRQLKTMETNNHDLNVEIQTLHNRETNLVDQISEMEIRLQNFQSKKVEEHENVLKLQETIKTKEKKIQELNAAYDELQAKFYETQAQIETLNKSKEINCDQDNISISKLNADIASDKVAAQRATEQNKKLKTDLAELEFAFIKMSKDKLDLTDKLTHEKQLNKELMLKLADIEENLRSVQNKLKAKDDEMIRLQNSCRILQINYEKSLENYHQAKEKDQSCIDKEEKDINSNEKDALHVHNQECDERRDLIKIDDEEIRLSIAKEDAMLKLQERFLNIMDEVANLSDEKHRLEHIILQLQNETDTICEYIALYQQQRSLLKKRDEDRSEQIKMFQIESNKLKMQLEQLNDLLLRFANDDELKKFLQDESRKNDLDKVMEIMLSVKTSSLISLNHKMLDFKNFYPCSCCSGQLIDV; via the exons ATGGACGATAGAGCAGCTAAACTAGCGTCTGCGAGACAAAAG CTGAAACACcaccaagaaaaaaaaatggttcgTACAGAAGTTTCAAGCCCCTATCAAGAATATGGTACATTAAAGAAAGAAGCAACCGAAgagaatataaaagtaaaagaattGACTACTGGTACTGATGTAGTGAATTTTTATAGTGATAAtagtcttataaaaaattgtgaaacgCCCAACAACAGCGGCATGAATGTGacggaaattttaattactaataaaacGAAACTTGAAGAACAAGTCAAAATATTAGAACAGCAACTGATGGAATTACAGAGAAGTTGTAATTCGGCAGTAGAACAACAAAATGCTCATGCACAAACTGTCTCCCGCTTGCAGATGGAACTGCAAACTGTTCAAAACAAATATGCTGTTGTAAATGATGAAAATTCATTACAAAAGAATACAATATCGAAACTTCAAAGCAATATCGCTACTTTATCAGAACAAAACACCAATTTAATAGAACAATTAGAATTcacaaaaacaatgttaacagttaaagaaaatgaaaattcacAACTTACTAATCATATTTCAATGCTTCAAAACCAAATAGATGTGCTGCAGTTACAGATGAAACAATTGACTAATAACTCTAACATCAATATATGTCAAGACCAAGAAGAACAAACATCAAATGTTCAACTTTACCAAAAAATAGCTAACTTAGAGCAACAAATGCAATCACTCCAAAAAGAAAGAGATAGTATTAGTTCTCACTATGAGCATTATGTTGGTGAGCTCAACAGACAACTTAAAACAATGGAAACAAATAATCATGATTTAAATGTGGAAATTCAGACGTTGCACAACAGAGAAACTAACCTTGTTGATCAAATAAGTGAAATGGAAATAAGACTTCAAAACTTTCAATCCAAAAAAGTTGAAGAACATGAAAATGTGTTAAAACTACaagaaacaattaaaactaaagAG aaaaaaattcaagaaTTAAATGCTGCATATGATGAACTTCaagcaaaattttatgaaactcAAGCACAAATTGAAACATTGAATAAGAGTAAAGAAATTAACTGTGATCAGGACAACATCAGCATATCTAAACTAAATGCTGACATCGCCAGTGACAAAGTTGCAGCACAGCGAGCAAcagaacagaataaaaaacttaaaactgaTTTAGCAGAGTTGGaatttgcttttataaaaatg AGTAAAGACAAATTAGATTTAACAGACAAATTGACTCATGAAAAGCAACTAAATAAGGAATTGATGCTAAAACTTGCTGACATAGAGGAAAATTTAAGAAGTGTCCAAAACAAGTTAAAGGCTAAGGATGATGAAATGATAAGATTGCAGAATAGTTGCCGCATTTTACAAATCAATTATGAGAAATCCCTCGAAAATTACCATCAAGCTAAGGAAAAAGACCAAAGTTGCATTGATAAAGAAGAAAAGGATATAAATTCTAATGAAAAAGATGCTCTTCATGTCCATAATCAAGAGTGTGATGAAAGAAGAGATTTGATCAAAATTGATGATGAGGAAATAAGATTGAGCATTGCCAAGGAAGATGCGATGTTAAAACTACAAGAgaggtttttaaatataatggaTGAAGTTGCAAACTTATCTGATGAAAAACATAGACTAGAACACATAATTCTGCAACTGCAAAATGAAACGGATACAATATGTGAATATATAGCTCTGTACCAACAACAGCGCAGTTTATTGAAAAAACGAGATGAAGACAGGagtgaacaaattaaaatgtttcaaatagaaagtaataaattgaagATGCAATTGGAACAGCTAAATGACTTGCTTTTGAGATTTGCAAATGATGATGAATTGAAGAAATTTTTGCAAGATGAATCGAGAAAGAATGATTTAGATAAGGTAATGGAAATAATGTTAAGTGTAAAAACCAGTTCATTAATATCCTTAAATCATAAAATGCTAGACTTCAAAAACTTTTATCCATGCAGTTGTTGTTCAGGACAACTTAtagatgtttaa